The Verrucomicrobiia bacterium genomic sequence GTGACGATCTCGGAGTTGTTCGCCTGATGGCGAGGGCGCGGGTTGATCACGGTGATGCGTTCCTGCATATCCACTCCAAAGGTGCCATAGGTGAAGTCTGAGGAATCGTGTCGCAATGCATTCGAGGTCATGGGCCAGCGGCTGTAGTTGGCTTTGTAAGCGACGATGGCTTGCTCAAGTTGGGAAATCTCGTTTTTGGCACGGACAATTGGAATTCTAGGTCCACTCCTTTTCGTTGGAATGAAGAACCCGCCCAAGAAGCCGATGACTGAGATGACGACAAGTATTCGTGCAGCAGTGGTTAAAGCTTGTTTGAAGGAAGAGTGTACACTTGGTGTAGTTGTCGGTTCTCCTGAAGACATAGCATCGGGTTCTTAAAGAAGATAACTGACGAGAGTTGGAAATACAAATTTGGTGTGGAAAGAATTAATTGTGACGGCTCTTTCACCCGTTCCATTCAGGGCGGTGTCATTTTTGAAATCGTTCACCACTAGTTTCCGTTGGTCACGAGTGGCTACTGGCATTGGCCCCTTCGGGGCCATTGAGTGCACGTAACTCGTAATGGTTACCTTGGCGATAAGAGCCGATATTTCGTTGGCTCGACGAGCCGTTATGTTCACGCTTTAATCCCGGCATGCGCATCATCAGCGGCAGTGCCGCGAATGTCATCTTGAAGGTTCCGAAAGGGTACGATGTCCGGCCTACGCCGGATCTCGTGCGGCAAGCGATCTTCAACAGCCTCGGTGATCGCGTGGTGGGTGCGCGGGTGCTGGAGCTTTTCGGCGGCACAGGGGCGTTGAGCCTGGAGTGCATGAGCCGCGGGGCGGCGAGTGCGGTGTGCATCGAGCTGGCACCGCGTCATGCGCGGATGATCCGGGATAATCTCGAAGCCACGGGCATACCCCAGCATCTCTACGACCTGCGTTTGCAAGATGTGCTGGTGGCGATCCCGCAACTGGCTCAGGCCGGAGCGCAGTTCGATCTCATCATGGCTGACCCGCCGTTCGGGGAAAAGAATGTGGGCCGTCGTTCCACTTCGTTTTCACAGAAGCTGCTGGATCACGAGTTGTTGCCTGGCTTGCTCGCACCAGATGGCATGTTCGTGCTGGGTCACACCAAGCGGGACAGTGTGACAGTGACGGACGTGTGGAAGGAGAAGAAGGTGATGAAGCACGGAGATTCGCAGATGCTTTTTTTGATTAAGAAGAGTAAGCCGGAGTCTGATGCTGGTGTGGAAGTTTAGCCTCGTTTGGCACTCTCACCCCTCACCCCGGCCCTCTCCGCCGAAGCTCGGCTTGCCTATGGAGGAGAGGGAGAGCATTTCAAGCGCTTGAACGTATGAAAACGTCACGACATATCGTAGCCGTTGTCTTAATCGCTTTGTCTTACATTTCTATGAACATCTGCGCTGCCGTTGAATTGCCACCTTTACCAAAGTTGCAAACGATCTTGGATGGCGTGGTGGCGGATACGCTCAAGCAGTTTGAGAGCAAGGGGCTGAAGGCGGATCAATTGGCGGTGACGGTGGTGGACCTGGCGGATACGAACAAGCCGGCGCGGGCGAGTTATCGCGGAGATTTGCGCATCTATCCGGCGAGTGTGGTGAAGCTGTTCTATCTGCTCGCGGCGCATCAGTGGATGGAGGACGGCAAACTGCAGGATACTGTGGAGCTGCGGCGTGCGATGAAGGACATGATCGTGGACTCAGGCAATGAGCCGACGCATTACATCGTGGACCTGCTGACAGACACGACGAGCGGACCGGAGTTATCGAAAGAGGAATTGGAGAAGTGGCAGGAGAAGCGGAATGCGGTGAATCGCTATCTCGTGGCGCAAGGTTATCAGAATATCAATGTGAACCGGAAGCCGTGGGGCGATGGGCCTTATGGTCGCGAGACGCAGTCCATCAAG encodes the following:
- a CDS encoding RsmD family RNA methyltransferase is translated as MRIISGSAANVILKVPKGYDVRPTPDLVRQAIFNSLGDRVVGARVLELFGGTGALSLECMSRGAASAVCIELAPRHARMIRDNLEATGIPQHLYDLRLQDVLVAIPQLAQAGAQFDLIMADPPFGEKNVGRRSTSFSQKLLDHELLPGLLAPDGMFVLGHTKRDSVTVTDVWKEKKVMKHGDSQMLFLIKKSKPESDAGVEV
- a CDS encoding serine hydrolase yields the protein MKTSRHIVAVVLIALSYISMNICAAVELPPLPKLQTILDGVVADTLKQFESKGLKADQLAVTVVDLADTNKPARASYRGDLRIYPASVVKLFYLLAAHQWMEDGKLQDTVELRRAMKDMIVDSGNEPTHYIVDLLTDTTSGPELSKEELEKWQEKRNAVNRYLVAQGYQNINVNRKPWGDGPYGRETQSIKVSAPNHRNWLTTDATARLVTEIALGKAVSPKRSAEMRELLSRDPKSKTDRQAAYTGVALPEGAKLWSKAGWTSQSRHDAAYVALPDGRKFVLVVFTDGNANNQEIIPAVAKLWLERWK